The genomic window ATAATTATTGTAATTTATGTTACGTTTCCTTTTAAGATATGCAATATAaggatttttttgtaaattttgtgaaTATGTTTTGTCTTGAACTTCTCccaaacatatttcatgtctcAGCATAGTTCTTGTTTTTAACTCCCTCCACATATAGTATGAGAAAATCCGTTTTAGAAAACAACGGCATATTGAAAGTATGATGTAGACATCTAACCTTTACTGCTAATGACATGCACTGTAATGTTGTATAGCGTGCAAATAAAGTTCATAATGTTAATTATTTGATAGATTGATAAAAGTACGGGTATACACTTCCGTAATATCTACTAGTAGGTTTATTTGCATAATGACGTCAATGTAGCAATGTTGTGTGTTTGTATCAGAATAAAGATCTATTTCTGACCGACAATTTGTTTACTCGACACTAATCGACATTACTCTTTAATAAAGTAAAGTATTAATCTTTGATCGATCAATAATTAATACGTGTTTTACACTAGGACAGTAATTTAATGAACAAGAATGTTTAATAACATTTacaaacacatttatttaaacaacaaagAACATTTTGTGTCAATGCAATTATGAAGGCAGCGTGATATGAAAACAGTTTGTTCTTAGAAGATTGCCTCTTCCATAGCCCGGCTCAACCAAGACATACACCTTTTTCCTATAGTAACTTAAAATATACTGTAATTGTTGATCGCTGTGTTTACTGTTATATTGTGATCAGGTTAGTGCACGTACGTTGTATAATATGGTATACTTAATCTTTTAGGTAATAGTATCAAACTGTCTTTTATTTTCTGTATCAGGAAGAGCGAAAAATTTAACACAATACTCGACACATATATGGCGGGATGGATGTGgatagaaatatttatatttgctgTCTTGATAAATACAATCATTTAACAGCTTACACTGGAGGTCAGATAACGACCCCTAGCACGTCACAATGCGGGGTCAATGACCTAGACCTGGGGTCAGGGACGACAATGGACCTATCGGAGTTCTACCAGACGTATGTTAACGACCCTTCAGTGACGTCATTATCAGACTGCAAACATCTGTGTGACGTGGACAGCCAGTGTAAGGCCATTGGATACATGAACGATATCAGCGGAGTGTCATGTGGTCTGTCGGAATCAGATCACGTGACAGCGACTGCGTGCCCGTCTTGTCATGTGTTTACCAAAAACTGTTCTGcaggtaattaaaaaaaaccccaaagttTCTGAATATTGTTCCTAttgttaataaataatgtaatgtaaaacaACTATGGATGCGATAACTTCATTACTAATAAAACTATTGTTTAAACGTAATCCTTTTCAATTTAATGGCCATAAATACAGCAATTATCTTTACAGTAAATATTTCCCATAGCTATATAAATATCCGCCTCTTCCTCCTTATCAATATAAGcttaaatatcatatatatttttattcaaataaagttAAGCCTAGCCATAAAACTGACTTCTTGACGAGTAATATTTAAGAATGACTAACACCAACTGAAATATATCTTTTCTTTGATATTGCATATCTGTTTGTATGAATTGTGCACACAGCAATAAGCGCAAAAGATTGCACGATAATATTACTTGCAactacaattttttatttttataatatacttagtaataaaaacAGGTTTTTGCATATGTGATatagatgacatcacaaaactCGTATTGGCCTTCGGGGCTGATACAGATTATCAGTCCTAGGGCTGATACGAATTCGTATCCCATCCCCTTGTGAAATTCCTCTGCCTTCCTTCGTTTCGGCATTTGTGCTTGTTTACAAacgataaataaaacatttgttacagTCAATATTTTTAAGTGCAGTTTATAACTACAGATGCTAACAAATGTTTTGGATCAGTTAATTTGAAAACCTGGGGAAATTTTGGATCTGTAGctaaatgtcatatttttatgtaaGATATACATACTACTTTCAAATGAGATCAAAATCAATTcgttcatgttgattttattttatactaagtatgtaataaataaaataatacgtaccctttttccatatcacagcctgcatcagccctcgaccaacaTAACCTCTCGGGCTctcggccctcgggctgatactggctgtgatatggaaaatggtttgtattattctctatgtaTTTTTGATAAAGTATAGCACCAATTAGTATAACCAGTGAATTTGTTTTACGACTTATTGGAACAGGGTCAGATACAACCTGGGCCCATTTACCCAGCAGAACCCATTATTGTTGCCAAGCAGTGTGTTTAAAGCGATTCGTATGCCTGATGGCATTTAAACTGACATAGATAACACCTAatcatgtatttgaaattaacatgtaaatatttgatatcttCTACAGACATGAAAGTTAAACAGctataaaagaaattgtttgaaatgtaaatatcagATCAGGGAAAACTGTTTCTTGACGCATTAcgtaaagtaaataaaaatagagTCAACTACCTTAAACCCCTGGCAATTGAcgatatcaataaataataaacaggTATTCAAtgtcattctttttttcctgtTGTTATTTGagtttagtttgtttattttgatgtataattatatttatttattaattttttgaattttcatgctGAATATACGATCTAAGAATGTGCCTCTTCTTCTTCTGCTGGTTGTGTTTTGATAGTAGTCACGTGTAACAACACAATCCCATGTGTAAATTTAGCAGCGACACGTCATATGCACATCAAGTGATGACATATCGCTGATGACGTTCTTTGCTTGTTCATTGGATAAGCTGTATTAGAGGCGTGTGCGAGGGGAATGAATGAGAGTGGCGAGCAAAGCAACAAttgtaattatgttttatttgttcaaataaatttttgtatatacaaTAGTTAGTTATTCACTGTTTTCTAATACAGTGATATTCTTATAACCAACAGACTGCGTCACTTACACCGTTTTCAGCGGAGGATACATTGGGAGGACGCAATACGCCAACTACGACCCTTCTTCTTACACCGAATGTCAGGACAGATGTACCAATGACCAGTTCTGTAACGGGTTTATTCACAATGACGTCATTATGACGTGTAGACTGTCCGAATCCAGAAAAGAAGTAGCGTCCCCCGGAAACGCTAGCTTCTCATTCAGTCGAAAGGAATGTAGCTCCGGTAAGaatgattgaataattttaataaggcattttatttattttttatcgaatatatttgacaattttagatcgtaaaatttgttaaatatttcaactgTTTCACAAATGAGGTTTAAAAATACCGATAGGCAGTGAAATATATCAATGTATTAaccatgaaaaaaaacattgttgaAAATATTCAGAAGTTTAacttatatgtatttttaatttctttaaaattaggaTGTGCAAATTATTTGGCGTACGGAGTAGAATACATCATTGAGTTTAGCGCTCTGTACTCGTTGAATAGTCCCGTCACAAAGCGGGCGTGTGAGGCGCTGTGTACTGCAGACCCCGGATGTAGGGGCGCCGCCTATCAGACCAGTGATCAGAACTGTGGGTTGTTTGACTCGGGAACTAGTCAGAAATACAGCGGATGCCTGGCTTGTACCGCGTTTGCCAAACAGTGCCCTACAGGTACTACTGACATCAACACATTTATACACAGATATCAGTAGTCAATACATTCACACATAGATATTAGTAGTCTACACATTCACACACACACGCATGCATTATTAATAAACACGTTTATACACATATTTCAGAACTCAACAAATTCACAAATAAATTTCATGAATCAACACATTCACGCACAAGCATTAATAATTTAACACATTTATACATAAACATCAACTAATTTATAACTTATATTAGGGGTTAACatatttgtatacatatatCAATAGTCAACACATTTATAC from Magallana gigas chromosome 9, xbMagGiga1.1, whole genome shotgun sequence includes these protein-coding regions:
- the LOC105329849 gene encoding micronemal protein 4 isoform X2; translated protein: MDVDRNIYICCLDKYNHLTAYTGGQITTPSTSQCGVNDLDLGSGTTMDLSEFYQTYVNDPSVTSLSDCKHLCDVDSQCKAIGYMNDISGVSCGLSESDHVTATACPSCHVFTKNCSADCVTYTVFSGGYIGRTQYANYDPSSYTECQDRCTNDQFCNGFIHNDVIMTCRLSESRKEVASPGNASFSFSRKECSSGCANYLAYGVEYIIEFSALYSLNSPVTKRACEALCTADPGCRGAAYQTSDQNCGLFDSGTSQKYSGCLACTAFAKQCPTDSTVPKYLACAECSFSARDCDVDEPSKYFVQCLTNFCSVGVNLTVSMESSKHDSSDFATCQDLCANDPLCLSFHHSQGDLQCRLSTSDKSTSGCDACQLYTKYCLPGCDSVSYVRHELCYTTASVRLDLICHVTPFDTCRQLCNNNTFCLGFAYQADSSRCALSGSGTHIWYPECPSCLFSKKICLVSEPPTAIPEVIISNGTIDCVCVCKHTNQTVDEIMQQRKIQLTVDTEALSSTLI